The sequence below is a genomic window from Zavarzinia compransoris.
GGGAGAGGAGATAGGGGTTTGGGGAAAGAGGTGGAGGGAACCGTCCCTCTTTCCCCATGGGAGGGCGTTTGAGGGAGGGGCGAGCCCCTCCCTCATGGGGTGAGCGGCGAGAGGGGGCTTGCCCTCTTTCGTCAGCGGAGGCGGCCGGTCGATCCGGCCGGCGCCGCTTCCGATCGAGGCGAAGGTCAGAGGCGGCATCCGCCGCCTCTGACCTGCCTCTCAGTCGGTATCCGGACCGCTGGACTCCGGATCGAGGTCGTCGTTCCCGTAGACCGCCTGGATCACCGCCATCAGGTGCCGTCCTCCGATCTCGAGACGGCGTTGCGCGGCGAGGATGCTCACGGCGGCCTCGTTCGCCTCGAGTGCGCGGATCGTCTCTTCCATGTCGTCATGCGGCCCGAGGTTTTCGAGCGCGATGACGTCGCCATCCTCGTCGTAGCCGCCGTGAAGATACATCGGTGCCGTCTTCAGCCTTTCGGCAGCAAGTTCGGCTGAGCGGATGAGGCGGAAGCCTTCTTCCCGCTGCTTCCAGTATTCGGTGCTGCCGCCGTCGATGGGCGTGATCTTGTGCTGAATCATGAGATGTTTCCTTTCGCTCTCTGACGGAAGGAACCCGCACCGGCGCATCGAGGGGTCAGGGACGGCGCAAGCCGCCGCTGCGCGGCGAGCGGAGGAACCGATTTACAGGTGTCGTCCTTCAGGGCGGCGCCTGTAAATTGGAGGGGCCGCTCGTCCTTGACGCCGGAGAGGCGGTGCCATGATGGGCCGTCAGAGAGAGAAGAGAGCCCGCGGCCCCGACCAGGGGCCGCGTCCGTCACGGGAGAGTTTGAGAGGGGAGGCTTGCCCCCTTATCATGAGGACATCCGGCCGGTCGATCCGGCTGGAGGTCCTGTCGATGCCGTCAGCAACTGCCGTCGCCGGCAGCGAGGTGGGTTCACGCTTGCTCGGATCCTCGTGGCAGAGATCCCCGCCCGGCCGGGGCCGGGCGGTGTGCTCCCGGCAGCTCAGTCGCCGTTGGCCTTGCGGCCGCGCGACCAGATGAGCGAGTAGCCTTCCCCGTCCTCGTCGTCGAACAGGTTGGCGTAGATCGGGGCGGTGAAGCTCGGGTCGTCCAGCTTCAGGCCGAGGTAGCTGCGCCCCTCGTTGGACTTCTTGGTCCAGGCGGCCCCGATCTCGGCCCGGCCGACCAGGATGCGGTGGCTGGGGGCGTTGTCGCCGTTGCCCTTGTTCTCGGGCACGATGCGGACGTTCCTGGCCTGGACGGAGAGGGTGACGATCTCGCCGGTGTATTCGTTGCCGGACTTCTTGAAGGTACCGATGGTGGCCATGTGAGTTCTCCTTGGTCTGTCTCGAGCCCGCGACCATCGCGGCCTCGATGGCGATCGGCAGGCCGAAGGCGATCGACGCCGCACCCGCTTGCGGGCCGGAACGAAGAGGAGGGCGGCGGCGGGACGCTTTCTTGCCTCGCGAGGAATGCGGGCTTGCCTGCAGGGGAAGAAAGTGGCCAGGCGACGTTGCGGCACAGGCGATCGAGGCGAAGCCGGCCTTCGGCCAGATCAAGCCCTCGAGAGGCCGTGGGGGCGGGTGACGGGACCTCCGAAGGCCAGGGAGGGCTCATAGGGCCATCTGGGAACATCGGGATCGAGGCAAGGCGCCGGTGGGTTTCTCATCTCGGTCTTGGCCATATCGCGTGGTGCCGGGATGAGAGAGGGACTTCGGCCTCGCCATCTACCGTGTCCTGGTCGGCCGGGCCGGGATCGGGGCGTTGGCGAATGGTTGGCAGCGTGGGGTGTCTGCGTGCCGCTGAATGGGGCGATGAGCCGCAACGGGTGACGCACCGACCTGTTCGACGACGAGGACGAGGAAGGTTGCCTTTCTCGGGCCTTCCGTGGGCATGGCCGGCAGCGGTGGGGCCGTCAGGGGTGCTCCGTCCGGCTGGGCCGGGCGGGGGTCTTACCATGAGCGTCACTTGCCAGGCTGGCCTTGGCCAGCCATCTGCATCCAGGCGCCGCTGCCGGTGACCGCGGCACCCATGATCGAACAGGCGAGCTGCCAGCCCTCTGACGGCACGATCAACACGGAGAGACCGTAGACGGTGCTGTAGCCGGCGATGGCTGCCGGCACAGCAAACATCAGAGCGACGGTGATCTGGAGCCAGTTCGGGCGAACGGTGGCGACAAGCCATTGCCCGGCGGCGAGTGTGATGCCGCCGGTGATGCTGCCGAGCAGGAAAGCCGGGACGATGCCGGTGCCCTGGTCGAAGGCCCAGAGGCCGACAGTCATGCCGGCGAACAGGGGGAGTGCAAAGCGGGCTAGGCTGAACAGCAGCCAGCAGAGGAACAGGGAGCCGGCGAGCGAGCCGACGATGCCGAGCGCAATCATGGCGGTGGCCTCCGTGCAAAGGGCGAACGGTTGCGCCAGCCACCACCTCCAAGGCGCAGGTTGAAGAATAGCATGGCCTGGACAAGACCGGAACGTCCGGTCGTCGATGTGACGATCAGCATTGCCGTGAAACAGTATTCCCGGCTTCACGGCAAATCGGCTTTACGGAAAGGCGGCGCTCACGCGCCCTTCGGGATGCGCCAGACCGGGATGCCGGCCATCCGGGCCTTGTCGGCGAGATTGTCCTGGATGCCGGTGCCGGGGAAGACCAGGACCCCGATCGGCAGTTCGG
It includes:
- a CDS encoding DUF736 domain-containing protein; translation: MATIGTFKKSGNEYTGEIVTLSVQARNVRIVPENKGNGDNAPSHRILVGRAEIGAAWTKKSNEGRSYLGLKLDDPSFTAPIYANLFDDEDGEGYSLIWSRGRKANGD